CTTGCCAAATCCGTAACCACCTCTTCGTGCGTGGGGCCAAGCGCAAGCTCCTTATTATGCCTGTCCTTAAACTTAAATAAAGGGGGGTCAATTTTGTCCCATCTGCCCGTTTCCAGCCATTGCGATTTTTTTTGCAAAGCGGGCATCAATATCTCTTGCCCGCCAATTTTGTTCATCTCTTCCCTAATTATATTGGAAATTTTGGTATGCACCCGCCACCCTAAAGGCAAGTAAGTATAAACACCCGACATTAACTGGTCTATAAACCCGCCACGAGCTAAGTATTTATGAGAAATAGTTTCAGCAGATTTGGGATAATCTCTTAAAGTTTTAGCAAAAAGTTTTGAGTAAAGCATAAAAGTATTTAATCACAAATAACAAACCTCCTCAACCCTTTTTACCGAAACATAAAAAAGTCTTTGAAGGCTATAAAAATTGCCAAAACAACCAAAAAAGCCATTCCGGCGGAAGAAGTTATACGCATAAACTTTAACGGGGGCGTCTTTTTAAAAATAACCTCATACCCTACAAAAACCAAATGCCCCCCATCAAGACCCGGAAACGGCAAAATATTCATTATGGCAAGCGATAAACTCAAAAGCGCCGTAAAATCAATTATCGCCATTAAAGCGGAAACCCCACCAATTTTTATCAACGCTTCCACAATAAAAAATATTCCCACCGGTCCCGTTAATGTTCCGGCAACCGGCTCGGCAGATTTGGTTTCTATAGAAGCCTTAATAAGCGTTTTAAAAATACTGCCGGAATAAGAAAAAATATTATAACTGTGGAGAAATGGCGACAATATTTTTTCTAACGGACGGCTATAAGAAATGTTTACCGACTCGCCAAGCCCTATCCCTACCACAAACCGCCCTAAACTCTCCTCGTATCTAGTTTTAGCAGTAACCTCCCTTATTATGCTATCCTGCACATTTTGGACTTTGAAAATAAGGTTTTTGTCGTTTTTATCGGCAATAAAATTTATAACTTCCTCTGGATTTTGAGGGGCAATAGCAATATTAGAATTATTGTCCTGCCTAATCTGCAAAATATGGTCGCCCGGTTTAAAAATGTTGTTTTGAGAATACACAATTACATTTTGCGTTACTTTAGTTTCTCCGTATCTAAAAGAAAAATCGTCCATAAGAAAAAGAGGCAGGGATGTAAAGTTGGTAACGATAAAAAGCCCGTAATACAAAACTATAGCAAGAAAGAGATTCATAAAAATCCCGCCGGTTAGAATAAAAAACTTTGTTGAGGGCTTTTTATTTGCAAAATTACCCTTGTCTTTTTTGTTCCCTTCCTCATACTCGCTACCGGGAATTCTTACAAAACCTCCAAATGGAATAAGATTTATGGAATACAAAGTACCTTTTATCTTTTTGCCAAAAAGTTTGGGCGGAAACCCAAACCCAAACTCGTCCACCCTAACCCCGCTTTTTTTGGCGACCAAAAGATGCCCCAACTCGTGAATGAGGATTAGGAGGGAAAATATGAGGAAGAAGACAATAAATGATAAGAACATAAATTCAAATGACAAAACTCAAAATTCAATTCAAATGCTATCTAAGGAGACTCCTTTTTCAAAGGAGTCTCCTTTGTTAAATTTTTGATCTTTTTCGTTACACCCTCATCACTTCTTCTTTCTTCGCTTTGCCAATGTTTTCAAGCCCCAAAGTTTCTTTGCGAACTTTATCCTCCACCTCTTCCCTACCCTTAAAATACTCATCCTCCGATATTTTGCTGTTCTCTTTTTGCTCGTCTAAACTTCGCATTGCATCCTGCCTAATAGTCCTAACCGCTATTTTAGCGTCCTCCACTTTTTTACCAACAATTTTTGCCAACTCGCCCCGCCTCTCCTCGGTTAAGGAAGGAACGGGAACTTTTACATTGTCCCCATCTGCAACAGGACTTAAGCCCGTTCCAGAAGAAGATATCGCGCTTACAATTTTAGATAAAATACTCTTGTCCCAGGGAGAAACCATAAGTGTTTGCGCGTCTAAAATAGAAAGGGTGGCAAGCTCTTTAAGGGTTAAACGAGGGGTGCCGGGATAGGCTTCTACCAACACATTTTCTATTAAAGAAATATTTGCGCGACCGGCTCTAATGGTTGAAAGCTCGGATATTAAATAATCTTTTGTAGATTGTAATTTAGCAGGTAGGTCACGCATAGATAATCTCAAATCTCAAACCTCGCAAAATCTCCGATTTTGATATTTTCTCCCGTTTTAGCAATAACCTCTTTAATTAACATCCCCATAGTTTTTGAACCGTCTCTAATATAGGGTTGGGACAACAAATCCTTCCCGTCTTTAGGATTCATCGCGCAAATCTGCATCGCCAGCTCTTTTCCCAAATTTTGAAAATCGGAAGTTTTGGCAGAAAAATCCGTTTCGCAGGTTAAAACCAATAAGGAAGCCGCCTTTCCGGTAGCGTGAATGTACGAAAACACAAGCCCGTCTCCCGTTTCCCTTTCGGATTTTTTGGCGGCTTTTTCAAACCCTTGCCTTTGCAAAATTTCTTTTGCTTTGGAAATTTTGTTTCCAGCTTCCTCAAGCGCGCGCTTGATGTCCATAACTCCCGCGCCCGTTTCGCTTCTTAAAGATTTTATTAAGGTTATATCCATGTTTATCTAAGGAGTTTCCCCGCCAGCTGGCGGAGAGACTCCTTTGTTAAATTCGAATTCTTTTGAGTTTTGACATTTTCATTGTACCCCAGCTCCACCGCTGACGCAACGGTTTTAACAATTAAAGAAATTGCGTTTATAGCGTCGTCATTGCCGGGAATGGGATAGTCAACATTAGAGATGTCGTTGTTCGTGTCGCTTAATGATACTATTTTTACACCCGTTCTAACCGCCTCGCGGTATGCCGTTTTTTCTTTTTTAACATCAACTATAAAAACAGCGGCGGGAACTTCTTTCATATCAAAAATTCCCCCCACCATAAACTCCAA
This sequence is a window from Patescibacteria group bacterium. Protein-coding genes within it:
- a CDS encoding ribosome-recycling factor codes for the protein MRDLPAKLQSTKDYLISELSTIRAGRANISLIENVLVEAYPGTPRLTLKELATLSILDAQTLMVSPWDKSILSKIVSAISSSGTGLSPVADGDNVKVPVPSLTEERRGELAKIVGKKVEDAKIAVRTIRQDAMRSLDEQKENSKISEDEYFKGREEVEDKVRKETLGLENIGKAKKEEVMRV
- a CDS encoding elongation factor Ts — encoded protein: MDITLIKSLRSETGAGVMDIKRALEEAGNKISKAKEILQRQGFEKAAKKSERETGDGLVFSYIHATGKAASLLVLTCETDFSAKTSDFQNLGKELAMQICAMNPKDGKDLLSQPYIRDGSKTMGMLIKEVIAKTGENIKIGDFARFEI
- a CDS encoding site-2 protease family protein, whose translation is MFLSFIVFFLIFSLLILIHELGHLLVAKKSGVRVDEFGFGFPPKLFGKKIKGTLYSINLIPFGGFVRIPGSEYEEGNKKDKGNFANKKPSTKFFILTGGIFMNLFLAIVLYYGLFIVTNFTSLPLFLMDDFSFRYGETKVTQNVIVYSQNNIFKPGDHILQIRQDNNSNIAIAPQNPEEVINFIADKNDKNLIFKVQNVQDSIIREVTAKTRYEESLGRFVVGIGLGESVNISYSRPLEKILSPFLHSYNIFSYSGSIFKTLIKASIETKSAEPVAGTLTGPVGIFFIVEALIKIGGVSALMAIIDFTALLSLSLAIMNILPFPGLDGGHLVFVGYEVIFKKTPPLKFMRITSSAGMAFLVVLAIFIAFKDFFMFR